Proteins encoded together in one Streptomyces sp. NA04227 window:
- a CDS encoding glycosyltransferase family 4 protein translates to MNDRQTLRRRTHRMRVLVLLPSWSPLPAAGAFITTREYALGLAAAGHIVDVVTTSKDNWEPYTEAGVRVWPLRRWRHAARVSAPQVLISHHGDRRGARIVAQTPGVPHLLMVHGLSDDRDLGRPSTAWFPSQACRDHYPDIGVRPLVLPPPITPARYRTQPGRLITVNGTTAAKGADVVAAVAERMPDRQFLAVRTPWHEGVLLPDNVNVIDRTDPRSLYARTRLLLMPSQTESWGRVGVEAMLSGIPVIAAPLPGIREALGTAATYVDRDDTSRWAEEIQRLDAPDAYTAAAARAREHTNDLDPAARLAAFERACRRLLQQPAKRSTTAVRHSTAAPARPAPASTTPRQPDVVAWVHFGVPYRRAGSETMLHTMMRTLHDAGVPVRVLCSAMPEAPPSWHTDGVPYASVGAQTAEAFIRSARPHLVVSHHDYATRAVHLARDIGSRSVLLAHSDFDLVAEPLLAGPDLCVYNTHWVQASLTARYPQIDRVRSLVVHPPVVPAEHRTHRAGDHVALVNLNRDKGVDTWRAAARALPHLPFLGVTGAHGPQVLRPVRRNTRIIPQTSDMRRDVWARTRVLLVPSIYESFGMAAVEALASGIPVIAHPTPGLREALGDAARFIDRADTALWADAIRELYPDGSQRAQASAAARARSRALAAESRTEMAVWMDAVRDILSTTCAR, encoded by the coding sequence ATGAACGACCGTCAGACTCTGCGGCGCCGAACCCACCGCATGCGGGTGCTGGTACTCCTGCCCTCCTGGAGCCCGCTACCGGCCGCAGGCGCGTTCATCACCACCCGCGAGTACGCACTCGGACTCGCCGCCGCCGGTCACATCGTGGACGTGGTGACCACGTCGAAGGACAACTGGGAGCCTTACACCGAGGCCGGAGTACGGGTATGGCCTCTGCGGCGGTGGCGGCATGCCGCACGAGTATCAGCCCCGCAGGTGCTTATCTCCCACCACGGGGACCGAAGGGGCGCACGGATCGTCGCCCAAACGCCGGGCGTACCGCACCTGCTGATGGTGCACGGCCTGTCGGACGACCGCGACCTCGGCAGGCCGTCGACGGCCTGGTTCCCCTCACAAGCCTGCCGCGACCACTACCCCGACATCGGTGTCCGGCCGCTCGTACTGCCGCCTCCGATCACTCCGGCCCGGTACCGCACCCAGCCCGGCCGCCTCATCACGGTCAACGGCACAACCGCGGCGAAGGGTGCCGACGTCGTCGCTGCGGTCGCCGAGCGGATGCCCGACCGGCAGTTCCTCGCCGTGCGCACCCCCTGGCACGAGGGAGTACTGCTCCCGGACAACGTCAACGTCATCGACCGTACGGACCCCCGCTCGCTCTACGCCCGAACGCGGCTGCTGCTGATGCCGTCGCAGACAGAGTCATGGGGCCGAGTCGGCGTCGAAGCAATGCTGTCGGGCATCCCGGTCATCGCTGCGCCCCTCCCCGGTATCCGCGAAGCGCTCGGCACCGCGGCCACCTACGTCGACCGCGACGACACCAGCCGCTGGGCGGAGGAGATCCAGCGTCTCGACGCGCCCGACGCCTACACCGCCGCCGCAGCGCGCGCCCGCGAACACACCAACGACCTCGACCCAGCCGCCCGCCTGGCCGCGTTCGAACGGGCCTGCCGCCGTCTCCTCCAGCAGCCCGCGAAGCGGTCCACAACAGCGGTCCGGCACTCCACGGCGGCACCCGCACGTCCGGCACCCGCGAGTACGACGCCCAGACAGCCGGACGTTGTGGCGTGGGTGCACTTCGGCGTGCCGTACCGGCGGGCCGGATCGGAGACGATGCTGCACACGATGATGCGGACACTCCACGACGCCGGTGTGCCCGTACGGGTGCTGTGCTCGGCGATGCCCGAGGCGCCCCCCTCGTGGCACACGGATGGGGTGCCGTACGCCAGCGTCGGTGCGCAGACCGCTGAAGCGTTCATCCGCTCGGCTCGCCCGCACCTGGTCGTCTCCCACCACGACTACGCGACCCGCGCGGTCCACCTGGCCCGCGACATCGGCTCCCGGTCAGTGCTCCTCGCCCACAGCGACTTCGACCTGGTCGCTGAACCCCTGCTGGCTGGCCCTGACTTGTGCGTCTACAACACGCATTGGGTGCAGGCGTCCCTCACTGCCCGGTACCCGCAGATCGACCGCGTGCGCTCTCTCGTCGTACACCCCCCTGTTGTGCCCGCAGAGCACCGCACGCACCGGGCCGGTGATCATGTGGCGCTCGTCAACCTGAACAGGGACAAGGGCGTGGACACCTGGCGTGCCGCCGCCCGGGCGCTGCCTCATCTGCCGTTTCTGGGAGTGACCGGCGCCCACGGTCCGCAAGTCCTCCGCCCCGTACGGAGAAACACGCGGATCATCCCGCAGACGTCCGACATGCGGCGCGACGTCTGGGCCCGCACCCGCGTCCTGCTCGTGCCGAGCATCTACGAGAGTTTCGGCATGGCCGCAGTGGAGGCCCTTGCGTCCGGAATCCCCGTCATCGCCCACCCCACCCCCGGGCTCCGTGAAGCCCTCGGGGACGCGGCGCGGTTCATCGACCGTGCCGACACGGCCCTGTGGGCGGACGCAATCCGCGAGCTATATCCGGACGGCAGCCAGCGCGCGCAGGCTAGCGCCGCAGCGCGCGCCCGGAGCAGGGCCCTTGCCGCGGAGTCCCGTACAGAAATGGCTGTCTGGATGGACGCCGTGCGCGACATTTTGAGCACCACCTGCGCCCGTTGA
- a CDS encoding cupin, which produces MAAGLRKQVEAIDGTPLPHGILTTPCTDVRDVADEHELLGVEWLALGCCPVRSWTDPCLDESPGDESPGDESPGDESPGSKQFCRPETEYAEPITLYAGAECSTIGWSYEEAREHAEATLALGEQKALEAAFWRRKLTRYAIDLTPDGGPLTVSQGVAALEGCLAESYGGVGVIHIPASAAALLGCCDLALENPATGALSTLAGNCVVIGAGYSAENTGPGGTPADPGTAWLYITGPLVIRRGPSVTTPDRPGPSVNIRTNDRRVLIERTFVVGTTCTVCAVNVQIR; this is translated from the coding sequence AAGCAGGTCGAAGCGATCGACGGGACGCCCTTGCCACACGGCATCCTCACCACCCCGTGTACGGACGTGCGTGACGTCGCTGACGAGCACGAGCTGCTCGGGGTCGAGTGGCTGGCGCTCGGCTGCTGCCCCGTCCGGTCCTGGACGGACCCGTGCCTGGACGAGTCGCCAGGAGACGAGTCACCAGGCGATGAATCGCCGGGGGACGAGTCTCCGGGCTCCAAGCAGTTCTGCCGCCCCGAGACCGAGTACGCCGAGCCGATCACGCTGTACGCGGGTGCCGAGTGCTCGACGATCGGCTGGTCGTACGAAGAGGCCCGCGAACACGCCGAAGCGACTCTTGCCCTCGGTGAACAGAAGGCGCTTGAGGCCGCGTTCTGGCGGAGGAAGCTGACCCGCTACGCCATCGACCTCACACCCGACGGCGGGCCGCTGACCGTCTCTCAGGGCGTCGCCGCGCTGGAGGGCTGCCTCGCGGAGTCGTACGGCGGTGTCGGCGTCATCCACATCCCGGCCTCGGCCGCCGCCTTGCTCGGCTGTTGCGACCTCGCGCTTGAGAACCCGGCGACGGGCGCACTGAGCACGCTGGCTGGCAACTGCGTGGTGATCGGCGCCGGTTACTCGGCGGAGAACACCGGGCCCGGCGGAACCCCCGCCGACCCAGGTACGGCTTGGCTCTACATCACCGGCCCGCTCGTCATCCGCCGCGGCCCGTCCGTGACTACCCCCGACCGGCCCGGCCCGTCCGTGAACATCCGCACGAACGACCGCCGCGTGCTGATCGAGCGCACCTTCGTCGTCGGTACGACGTGCACCGTGTGCGCGGTCAACGTCCAGATCCGCTGA